The following coding sequences are from one Melanotaenia boesemani isolate fMelBoe1 chromosome 19, fMelBoe1.pri, whole genome shotgun sequence window:
- the st6galnac4 gene encoding alpha-N-acetyl-neuraminyl-2,3-beta-galactosyl-1,3-N-acetyl-galactosaminide alpha-2,6-sialyltransferase isoform X2: protein MKAQVLRRWFCLLILSLPPLVWFALVITRNDASANALNSELKGYTRISPSRTDQLLNIHCNHCALVSSSGQMLGASAGEEIDKTGCVIRMNNAPTRGYEKDVGSRTSVRVVSHTSVPLLVKHEKFYFQQSADTTYVFWGPERNMRQDGKGQIFNLLLKMAIKYPKVKIYAVTRDKIQNCDSVFQNETGKNRMKTGAFLSTGFFTMILAIEMCESISVYGMIDNNYCSRANHSAVPYHYYEQSRIAECRMYKVHENTQRGGHRFITEKAIYAKWATRNKIEFKHPSWDL from the exons ATGAAAGCGCAG GTGCTCCGACGATGGTTTTGCCTGCTCATCCTGAGCCTTCCTCCGCTAGTTTGGTTCGCACTTGTGATCACACGGAACGATGCATCGGCAAATGCACTGAACTCGGAACTGAAGGGCTACACGAGGATCAGCCCCAGTAGGACGGATCAG CTTTTGAACATTCACTGCAACCACTGTGCCTTAGTCTCCAGCTCTGGTCAGATGCTTGGAGCTAGTGCTGGAGAGGAGATTGACAAAACTGGATGCGTGATCCGGATGAACAATGCGCCCACCAGAGGGTACGAGAAAGATGTCGGGAGCAGGACCAGTGTTCGGGTTGTGTCTCACACCAGTGTCCCCCTTTTGGTAAAACATGAGAAGTTTTATTTCCAGCAGTCGGCAGACACAACATATGTGTTCTGGGGTCCTGAGAGGAACATGAGACAAGATGGGAAAGGACAAATCTTCAATCTTCTCCTAAAGATGGCGATAAAGTATCCAAAAGTGAAAATATACGCCGTGACCAGAGACAAGATTCAGAACTGTGACAGTGTGTTTCAGAatgaaactggaaaaaacaG AATGAAAACAGGAGCGTTTCTCAGCACTGGATTCTTCACAATGATTCTGGCTATAGAAATGTGTGAGAGCATCAGTGTTTATGGAATGATTGACAATAACTATTGCAG CCGAGCCAATCACAGTGCTGTTCCTTACCATTACTACGAGCAAAGCAGAATCGCTGAGTGCAGGATGTACAAGGTTCACGAAAACACCCAACGCGGAGGTCACCGCTTCATCACTGAGAAAGCCATTTATGCTAAATGGGCAACACGCAACAAGATAGAGTTTAAACACCCCTCTTGGGACCTCTGA
- the st6galnac4 gene encoding alpha-N-acetyl-neuraminyl-2,3-beta-galactosyl-1,3-N-acetyl-galactosaminide alpha-2,6-sialyltransferase isoform X1, whose amino-acid sequence MKAQVLRRWFCLLILSLPPLVWFALVITRNDASANALNSELKGYTRISPSRTDQVRSRNQARITQELLNIHCNHCALVSSSGQMLGASAGEEIDKTGCVIRMNNAPTRGYEKDVGSRTSVRVVSHTSVPLLVKHEKFYFQQSADTTYVFWGPERNMRQDGKGQIFNLLLKMAIKYPKVKIYAVTRDKIQNCDSVFQNETGKNRMKTGAFLSTGFFTMILAIEMCESISVYGMIDNNYCSRANHSAVPYHYYEQSRIAECRMYKVHENTQRGGHRFITEKAIYAKWATRNKIEFKHPSWDL is encoded by the exons ATGAAAGCGCAG GTGCTCCGACGATGGTTTTGCCTGCTCATCCTGAGCCTTCCTCCGCTAGTTTGGTTCGCACTTGTGATCACACGGAACGATGCATCGGCAAATGCACTGAACTCGGAACTGAAGGGCTACACGAGGATCAGCCCCAGTAGGACGGATCAGGTGAGATCCAGGAACCAAGCGAGGATCACACAAGAG CTTTTGAACATTCACTGCAACCACTGTGCCTTAGTCTCCAGCTCTGGTCAGATGCTTGGAGCTAGTGCTGGAGAGGAGATTGACAAAACTGGATGCGTGATCCGGATGAACAATGCGCCCACCAGAGGGTACGAGAAAGATGTCGGGAGCAGGACCAGTGTTCGGGTTGTGTCTCACACCAGTGTCCCCCTTTTGGTAAAACATGAGAAGTTTTATTTCCAGCAGTCGGCAGACACAACATATGTGTTCTGGGGTCCTGAGAGGAACATGAGACAAGATGGGAAAGGACAAATCTTCAATCTTCTCCTAAAGATGGCGATAAAGTATCCAAAAGTGAAAATATACGCCGTGACCAGAGACAAGATTCAGAACTGTGACAGTGTGTTTCAGAatgaaactggaaaaaacaG AATGAAAACAGGAGCGTTTCTCAGCACTGGATTCTTCACAATGATTCTGGCTATAGAAATGTGTGAGAGCATCAGTGTTTATGGAATGATTGACAATAACTATTGCAG CCGAGCCAATCACAGTGCTGTTCCTTACCATTACTACGAGCAAAGCAGAATCGCTGAGTGCAGGATGTACAAGGTTCACGAAAACACCCAACGCGGAGGTCACCGCTTCATCACTGAGAAAGCCATTTATGCTAAATGGGCAACACGCAACAAGATAGAGTTTAAACACCCCTCTTGGGACCTCTGA
- the miga2 gene encoding mitoguardin 2 produces the protein MSLKRADGMSIAQALAMTVAEIPVFLYSTFGQSIFSQLKLSPSLKKVLFATALGSVALALTAHQLKRRGRKRKQLTQSKEGQKTVGIPEALLKTGRPSTLKKGPLSGRQIMSPSSRSNDTMSGISSLAPSKHSSSSHSLASTRVPSSPNQSANPSTPWETEPVVEEVGTIEDANAENLYLIGMELFEEALRKWEQALNIRHHTYSTSSNNSLALQGAACGDSPTGEVRNKVFAEKLETLLHRAYHLQEDFGSTIPTDSVLADFESEGTLILPQVESFHRLQDDDATTVTSDDSFFSAAELLDNMTLEEVYQPMKPAALYEEALSLVQEGRVNYRSLRTELLECYGDQDFLAKLHCVRQAFQVLLLDETHRTFFMETGKQMITGLMVKANKGPKAFLESYEDMLLYTQREETWPVTKMELEGRGVVCMNFFDIVLDFILMDAFEDLESPPSSVVAVLRNRWLSDSFKETALATACWSVLKAKRRLLMVPDGFISHFYAISEHVSPVLAFGFLGPRQHLSEVCTIFKQQIVQYLKDMFDHDKVRFTTAQCLAEDILKLSHRRSEILLGYLGIDSILDLNGALPRDTEGSSVTS, from the exons ATGTCACTGAAACGAGCAGACGGGATGTCCATTGCCCAGGCTTTAGCCATGACTGTAGCAGAGATACCTGTCTTTCTCTATTCCACATTTGGGCAG TCCATATTTTCTCAGCTAAAGCTTTCCCCAAGCCTGAAGAAGGTGCTATTTGCTACAGCACTCGGTAGTGTTGCACTGGCTCTCACCGCTCATCAGCTCAAAAGGCGAGGCAGAAAGAGGAAGCAGTTAACACAATCAAAGGAGGGCCAGAAAACAGTAGGAATACCTGAGGCGCTCTTGAAGACGGGAAGACCTTCAACACTGAAGAAAG GTCCACTCAGTGGTCGACAGATCATGAGCCCCAGCTCTCGGAGCAATGACACCATGAGTGGAATTTCCTCCCTGGCTCCCAGTAAACACTCGAGTTCCTCACACAGCCTGGCCTCT ACACGAGTCCCAAGCTCCCCAAATCAGTCTGCTAATCCCTCTACCCCCTGGGAGACAGAGCCTGTGGTTGAAGAGGTTGGGACAATAGAGGATGCCAATGCAGAAAATCTGTATTTAATAG gAATGGAGCTGTTTGAGGAAGCGCTACGAAAATGGGAACAAGCTCTGAATATTCGTCATCACACATACTCGACCTCCAGTAACAACAGCCTTGCTCTGCAAGGGGCAGCGTGTGGAGATTCCCCCACA GGCGAAGTTCGTAATAAAGTATTTGCTGAGAAGTTAGAGACACTACTGCACAGGGCGTACCATCTACAAGAGGATTTTGGCAGCACTATCCCGACAGACAGTGTATTGGCAGACTTTG AGAGTGAAGGAACACTTATCTTGCCTCAAGTGGAGAGTTTCCACAGACTGCAAGATGATGACGCGACTACTGTTACCTCTGATGACTCCTTTTTCTCAGCTGCAGAG CTGCTTGATAACATGACTCTTGAAGAGGTCTATCAGCCAATGAAGCCAGCAGCTCTCTATGAAGAAGCCCTGTCTCTTGTCCAGGAGGGTAGAGTGAACTATAGGTCCTTGAG GACTGAATTACTTGAATGTTATGGTGACCAAGACTTCCTTGCCAAGCTTCACTGTGTGAGACAAGCATTCCAG GTCCTGTTGTTAGATGAAACTCACCGCACATTTTTTATGGAGACTGGGAAGCAGATGATAACAGGACTAATGGTTAAAGCAAACAAG GGTCCCAAAGCCTTCCTGGAGAGCTATGAAGACATGCTGCTTTACACTCAGAGAGAGGAAACATGGCCCGTCACTAAGATGGAGCTGGAAGGACGAGGG gtggtCTGTATGAACTTTTTTGACATAGTGTTGGACTTCATTCTGATGGATGCTTTTGAAGACCTGGAGAGCCCTCCGTCCTCTGTGGTAGCTGTGTTAAGGAATCGCTGGCTCTCTGACAGCTTTAAAGAGACG GCTCTGGCTACTGCCTGCTGGTCTGTCTTGAAAGCCAAAAGGCGGCTTCTTATG GTTCCTGATGGATTTATCTCACACTTCTACGCCATATCAGAACATGTGAGCCCAGTCTTAGCTTTTGGGTTTTTGGGACCCAGGCAGCATCTGAGTGAAGTTTGCACAATTTTCAAG CAACAAATCGTGCAGTACCTTAAGGATATGTTTGATCATGACAAGGTCCGCTTCACCACTGCTCAGTGCTTGGCTGAGGACATCCTGAAACTTTCCCATCGCAGGAGTGAGATCTTATTGGGTTATCTGGGAATCGATAGCATTTTGGACCTCAATGGTGCCCTGCCCAGAGACACAGAAGGCTCCTCAGTGACCAGCTAG
- the dolpp1 gene encoding dolichyldiphosphatase 1, producing MALEEQCSAPPQWRAISVTHVEFPEGDLTGEVLAYISLLPVAILVGFVTLIVFKRELHTISFFGGVLLNEGVNWLLKHILREPRPCAGAHTTLYSEYGMPSNHSQLIWFFVVYFFLFLYLRMHQTNNARCLDLLWRHILSIILLGTALSVSFSRVYLLYHTWSQVFYGGVAGSTIAIIWFFFTQEVLTPLFPKIAAWPISEYFLVRDTSLIPNILWFEYTVTRSEARNRQRKLGTKLQ from the exons ATGGCGTTGGAAGAGCAGTGCTCGGCACCACCTCAATGGCGGGCCATATCAGTGACACACGTAGAGTTTCCCGAGG GTGATCTGACGGGAGAGGTGCTGGCCTATATCAGTCTTCTACCCGTCGCTATTCTTGTGGGTTTTGTCACACTCATTGTGTTTAAACGGGAACTGCACACG aTTTCTTTCTTCGGTGGAGTTCTCCTGAATGAAGGAGTGAACTGGCTGCTGAAGCACATTCTCCGAGAGCCGCGCCCTTGTGCAG GAGCTCACACAACCCTGTATTCAGAATATGGGATGCCTTCCAACCATTCCCAGCTTATCTGGTTCTTTGTTGTTTActtctttctcttcctttaTTTAAG AATGCATCAAACGAACAATGCTCGATGTCTGGACCTGCTCTGGAGACACATACTGTCCATTATCCTTTTGGGCACGGCCTTGTCAGTTTCATTCAGCAG GGTCTACCTACTGTATCACACTTGGAGCCAGGTTTTCTATGGGGGAGTGGCAGGCAGTACGATTGCTATAATCTGGTTCTTTTTCACACAAGAGGTGCTGACACCATTATTCCCCAAAATAGCAGCATG GCCAATATCAGAATACTTCCTGGTGCGGGACACAAGCCTGATTCCCAACATTTTATGGTTTGAGTATACAGTGACCAGATCAGAGGCAAG gaACAGACAACGAAAGCTTGGAACAAAACTTCAGTGA